A section of the bacterium genome encodes:
- the smpB gene encoding SsrA-binding protein SmpB codes for MRIVCKNKKALRDYEVIETFEAGIALVGSEVKSLRAGRVSLKDSYAKVKNGELWLYNMHISPYEKSAAYSPEPKRKRKLLMHKKEIVRLKSLTEERGYTIVPLEIYFNDRGIAKVKIAVVKGRKKYEKKQYLIQKQLEREKERELRDYLRRKG; via the coding sequence ATGAGAATAGTCTGCAAAAACAAAAAGGCACTAAGGGATTACGAAGTAATAGAAACATTCGAGGCGGGCATCGCACTTGTCGGCTCGGAGGTTAAATCGCTACGCGCGGGAAGAGTGAGTCTAAAGGATTCTTATGCAAAAGTGAAGAATGGGGAACTGTGGCTTTATAATATGCACATCTCACCCTACGAGAAATCAGCAGCATACTCTCCTGAGCCAAAACGGAAAAGAAAACTTTTAATGCACAAAAAAGAAATAGTGCGCTTAAAAAGCCTTACCGAAGAGAGAGGATATACAATAGTCCCTCTTGAAATATATTTCAACGATAGGGGTATAGCCAAAGTAAAAATCGCCGTCGTTAAAGGGCGAAAAAAATACGAGAAGAAACAATATCTTATACAAAAGCAACTTGAAAGGGAAAAAGAAAGAGAACTGCGGGACTACCTGCGTAGAAAGGGATAA
- a CDS encoding sulfite exporter TauE/SafE family protein, whose protein sequence is MLTFLTLLLGLLAGFFSGFFGIGGGAVFVPALLFIYMSKGFDSGSAMLIATGTSLFAIMLSTSSAVTRQIKYKNIRYETAAPILIGVILSSMFGVIITNKIGGDPLRYLLAIFNFWAATRMFKKAFVKTEEPKLSWDEDPKYKNKMPLKIKIFLFGLGIIVGVKSAMLGIGGGVFVVAGLIAILNYKPINATATSVFIALIASIIGLIFRMTLSIPVPEAPPATIGTVNVVSALMIGLPAMIGAQIGVYIHNKMEKSKWFYIGFAILLTIVALKMIFV, encoded by the coding sequence ATGTTAACTTTTTTAACATTACTTCTCGGGCTTTTAGCAGGTTTTTTCTCAGGATTTTTTGGCATCGGTGGTGGTGCAGTGTTCGTGCCTGCCCTGCTTTTTATATATATGTCAAAAGGTTTTGACAGCGGTTCTGCAATGTTGATAGCAACTGGAACAAGCCTTTTTGCGATAATGTTATCAACAAGCTCCGCCGTTACAAGACAGATAAAATACAAAAATATACGATACGAAACAGCCGCCCCGATTCTTATCGGTGTAATACTAAGCAGCATGTTCGGCGTTATTATAACGAACAAAATCGGCGGCGACCCCCTAAGATATCTACTCGCCATATTCAATTTCTGGGCCGCCACAAGAATGTTCAAAAAAGCTTTCGTAAAAACCGAGGAACCAAAACTCTCATGGGACGAGGACCCGAAGTACAAAAACAAAATGCCGCTTAAAATAAAAATATTCCTTTTTGGTTTGGGAATAATAGTTGGTGTAAAGTCAGCCATGCTTGGCATAGGTGGAGGCGTGTTCGTAGTCGCCGGACTTATCGCAATACTAAACTACAAGCCAATAAACGCCACAGCCACATCAGTTTTTATCGCACTTATAGCATCCATAATAGGTTTGATATTCCGGATGACGCTAAGTATACCAGTACCCGAAGCACCACCAGCAACAATAGGCACCGTCAATGTGGTGAGCGCATTGATGATAGGGCTTCCAGCGATGATAGGAGCTCAAATCGGCGTTTACATCCATAACAAAATGGAAAAAAGCAAATGGTTCTACATCGGGTTCGCGATCCTTTTGACAATAGTTGCCCTGAAAATGATTTTCGTTTAA
- a CDS encoding metal-dependent transcriptional regulator, with amino-acid sequence MKLSQSLEDYLETVLLLSEKGKVARVKEIAQQRNVKPSSVIDALKTLSEKGLIEHERYGYVRLTRAGKRVAKKIYRRHKILKQFFKDILGLDEESAQENACIIEHYINKQGMERLLAFLEFIQKSETLKNELIKEFHKTFSERKRK; translated from the coding sequence ATGAAACTCAGCCAAAGCCTTGAAGACTATTTGGAAACCGTATTGTTGCTATCTGAGAAGGGCAAAGTAGCAAGAGTTAAGGAAATCGCACAGCAAAGAAATGTTAAACCATCATCAGTAATAGATGCCCTGAAAACGCTTTCCGAAAAGGGGCTCATAGAACACGAAAGATATGGCTATGTTAGACTAACCAGAGCTGGCAAAAGAGTTGCGAAAAAGATTTACAGACGCCACAAAATTCTAAAGCAATTTTTCAAAGATATACTTGGTCTCGACGAGGAATCAGCACAGGAGAATGCGTGCATAATCGAACACTACATCAACAAGCAAGGCATGGAAAGACTATTGGCGTTCCTCGAATTCATTCAGAAAAGCGAGACACTGAAAAACGAGCTTATCAAGGAATTTCACAAAACTTTTTCGGAGAGGAAGAGGAAATGA
- a CDS encoding ferrous iron transport protein A — protein MREYITLAELPAGKRARIIGIHGGHRARLRLYSMGIREGIEIKKLSGLFHRGPSIIEVGSAQIAIGFGIARRILVEVLE, from the coding sequence ATGAGAGAATACATAACTCTTGCGGAACTTCCCGCAGGGAAAAGAGCGAGAATAATAGGAATTCATGGTGGACACAGAGCAAGGTTAAGACTTTATTCCATGGGCATAAGAGAAGGTATCGAAATAAAAAAGCTCTCGGGGCTGTTTCATAGAGGACCATCGATAATCGAGGTGGGCAGCGCACAGATAGCTATCGGGTTCGGAATCGCGCGAAGAATCCTTGTGGAGGTTCTCGAATGA
- a CDS encoding ferrous iron transporter B — translation MRVLLIGNPNVGKSVIFSRLTGINVITSNYPGTTVEFTKGFMHIGGKKVEIIDAPGTYSLQPTSRAEQVAVNLVDEADVIVDIIDSTNLERSLYLTLDLIKTGKPMVIALNMWDEAKHRGIKIDIEQLQQILGVPCIPTCALSGEGIDKLSKQILTPKASSLEFEDKWKAIGEIIEKTQKITHRHHTLLDRLSELSIFPYTGIPMAIVILYLSFWLVRFIGETLISYIFDPIFEHLWTPVIMLISKLLSPYPAFHDILIGKLFDGQIDYMSSMGLLSTGLYVPLAAVLPYIFAFYLILSLLEDFGYLPRLSVLMDSFMHRFGLHGAGIIPMLLGLGCNVPGALATRVLESKRERFIAATLMAIAVPCTAQIAMIIGLVGKYGAKGLGLVFGTLFVVWVILGTILNKIVKGESPEIFMDIPPYRLPHLPTIMKKVWMRVKWFLKEAVPFVLFGVFIVNAFYTLGIIQFIGNLTKPIITGLFGLPEEAVGALIIGFLRKDVAVGMLAPLGLNLKQLVIASVILAMYFPCVATFTTMAKELGVKDMLKSIGIMLISTVIVGGILNVLL, via the coding sequence ATGAGGGTCCTTCTCATAGGAAATCCTAATGTTGGAAAGAGCGTCATATTTTCCCGCCTTACTGGTATAAATGTTATAACTTCAAATTATCCCGGCACTACTGTAGAGTTCACCAAAGGCTTCATGCATATTGGTGGCAAAAAGGTCGAAATAATCGATGCGCCGGGAACCTATAGCCTTCAACCTACATCGCGAGCTGAGCAGGTTGCGGTCAACCTCGTCGACGAAGCAGATGTTATCGTGGACATTATAGACTCAACGAACCTTGAGCGAAGTCTCTACCTCACACTTGACCTCATAAAAACTGGAAAACCAATGGTGATAGCTCTTAACATGTGGGACGAAGCCAAACACAGGGGAATAAAAATAGATATCGAGCAGTTACAGCAAATTCTTGGCGTTCCGTGCATCCCAACATGTGCGCTAAGTGGTGAGGGCATTGATAAATTGTCCAAACAAATACTGACCCCAAAAGCAAGTTCACTCGAATTTGAGGACAAGTGGAAAGCCATAGGCGAAATAATCGAAAAAACTCAAAAGATAACTCATCGCCACCACACTTTGCTCGATAGACTATCAGAGCTTTCCATATTCCCTTACACAGGTATCCCCATGGCTATCGTGATACTTTACTTAAGTTTCTGGCTGGTTCGATTCATCGGTGAAACCTTGATAAGTTACATCTTCGACCCTATTTTCGAGCATCTTTGGACACCAGTAATAATGTTAATATCAAAACTTTTGAGCCCATATCCTGCCTTTCACGACATTCTCATCGGAAAGCTTTTCGACGGGCAGATAGACTATATGAGTTCTATGGGACTATTGTCAACTGGTTTATATGTTCCTCTTGCAGCAGTACTTCCATATATATTTGCATTTTACCTTATACTGTCTCTTCTCGAGGATTTCGGTTACCTACCCCGCCTTTCCGTCTTAATGGATTCGTTCATGCATAGGTTTGGTCTTCATGGAGCGGGTATCATACCTATGCTTCTGGGGCTTGGATGTAATGTTCCAGGCGCGCTGGCAACGCGAGTTCTCGAATCAAAGCGCGAACGATTTATAGCAGCGACATTAATGGCTATTGCTGTCCCATGCACGGCTCAAATAGCTATGATAATCGGTCTTGTGGGGAAATACGGCGCAAAAGGATTGGGGCTCGTTTTCGGAACTCTGTTTGTAGTGTGGGTAATCCTCGGGACCATTCTTAACAAAATCGTCAAGGGTGAAAGCCCAGAAATATTCATGGATATACCGCCTTACAGGCTTCCGCATCTACCAACTATAATGAAAAAAGTGTGGATGAGAGTTAAATGGTTTCTCAAAGAAGCAGTTCCGTTCGTCCTTTTTGGCGTTTTCATCGTTAACGCGTTCTACACTCTGGGCATAATACAATTTATCGGCAATCTCACAAAACCTATAATAACCGGTCTTTTCGGGCTTCCCGAGGAAGCGGTTGGCGCACTTATAATAGGCTTTCTGAGAAAGGATGTTGCTGTCGGCATGCTCGCTCCACTTGGATTAAATCTCAAGCAACTCGTTATAGCCTCAGTTATTCTTGCAATGTATTTCCCCTGCGTCGCAACATTCACGACAATGGCCAAGGAGCTCGGAGTAAAAGACATGCTAAAATCGATAGGGATAATGCTGATATCAACAGTTATTGTGGGTGGAATTTTGAATGTTTTGCTATAG
- a CDS encoding dinitrogenase iron-molybdenum cofactor — MRICFTSDQNNGLDSVMSYHFGRCPYFVIVDVDENGNVSNVESIPNPLADEHNPGELPSFMKSKGVDVIITGGMGPKAQQYFASFGIKPVIGAYGRVKDVLEEYLKNKVHYAPGPSVGEEPSEEKKSGSDEVERLKKEVAFLREQLADLKSLLKKIEEKLK; from the coding sequence ATGAGGATTTGTTTTACTTCCGACCAAAATAATGGGCTGGACAGTGTTATGAGCTATCACTTTGGACGCTGTCCATATTTCGTTATTGTGGATGTTGATGAAAACGGAAATGTTTCGAATGTTGAATCAATCCCGAATCCTCTCGCCGATGAACACAACCCTGGAGAACTGCCCTCGTTTATGAAATCTAAAGGAGTAGATGTAATAATAACAGGCGGTATGGGTCCGAAGGCTCAGCAATATTTTGCCAGTTTTGGTATAAAACCTGTTATAGGTGCCTATGGGAGAGTAAAAGATGTTCTTGAGGAGTACCTGAAGAATAAAGTACATTATGCTCCCGGTCCCAGTGTAGGTGAAGAGCCTTCTGAGGAGAAAAAATCAGGAAGCGATGAAGTAGAAAGGCTTAAGAAAGAAGTTGCTTTTTTAAGAGAACAGCTCGCGGATTTAAAATCTTTGCTTAAGAAAATTGAAGAAAAATTAAAGTGA